In the genome of Candidatus Moraniibacteriota bacterium, one region contains:
- a CDS encoding Fe-Mn family superoxide dismutase has translation MPYAPKDFTHLLGMEGMSDALLSNHFTLYEGYVKNTNAVAELLSSKEMGTPEYAELKRRFGWEWNGMRLHELYFGGLTRNSTPLVHDESGVSGALAQSFGSVEAWEKDFRAVGAMRGIGWVILAKDVESGKLFNVWINEHDAGHLAGAVPILVMDVFEHAFMLDYGLKRADYIDTFFRSIDWSVVERRFQ, from the coding sequence ATGCCATACGCTCCAAAAGATTTCACGCATCTTCTCGGGATGGAAGGGATGAGTGATGCGCTTCTCTCGAATCATTTCACGTTGTACGAAGGGTATGTGAAGAATACGAATGCGGTTGCGGAACTTCTGTCTTCGAAGGAAATGGGGACGCCGGAATATGCGGAGTTGAAGCGGCGCTTTGGTTGGGAGTGGAATGGCATGCGACTCCATGAGCTCTATTTTGGCGGTTTGACCAGGAATAGTACACCACTCGTTCATGATGAGAGTGGTGTTTCCGGCGCATTGGCGCAGTCATTTGGCAGTGTTGAGGCGTGGGAGAAAGATTTCCGTGCTGTCGGGGCGATGCGGGGGATTGGCTGGGTCATTTTGGCAAAGGATGTGGAGAGTGGAAAGCTTTTCAATGTATGGATCAATGAACATGATGCGGGGCATCTTGCGGGGGCAGTGCCTATTTTGGTGATGGATGTGTTTGAGCATGCTTTCATGTTGGACTACGGATTGAAACGTGCGGACTATATTGATACATTTTTTCGCTCGATTGACTGGAGCGTTGTCGAGCGTCGTTTTCAGTAG
- the ahpC gene encoding peroxiredoxin — MSKEYDDEKDGCCGGGLCGCEEDSAYEYGCGVEIGEKVPDFDLTLYHKDKIVESKLSDFLGKWVVLFFYPADFTFVCPTELEDLADHYEEFQKLDTEVFGVSTDTVYTHKAWHDHSKAIEKVQFPMIADRTAELTMEFGVYIEEEGNARRGTFIVDPDGVLQSYEVNSNNIGRSAEEILRKLRAAQFVREHGGEVCPANWKPGAKTLKPGLDLVGKI; from the coding sequence ATGAGCAAAGAATACGATGATGAGAAAGACGGGTGTTGCGGTGGCGGACTGTGTGGCTGCGAGGAAGACTCGGCGTATGAGTACGGATGTGGCGTTGAGATCGGCGAAAAGGTTCCCGATTTCGACTTAACACTCTACCACAAAGATAAGATTGTGGAAAGTAAGCTCTCGGACTTTCTCGGGAAGTGGGTGGTTTTGTTCTTCTATCCGGCAGATTTCACATTTGTCTGCCCGACCGAGCTGGAGGACTTGGCGGATCACTATGAAGAATTTCAGAAACTTGATACGGAAGTGTTTGGGGTAAGTACGGACACCGTATATACACACAAGGCATGGCATGATCACTCCAAAGCGATCGAGAAGGTGCAATTTCCGATGATTGCCGACCGAACGGCGGAATTAACGATGGAATTCGGCGTTTATATCGAGGAAGAAGGAAATGCTCGTCGCGGGACGTTCATCGTTGATCCGGACGGTGTCTTGCAGTCATATGAGGTAAACTCAAACAATATCGGACGCTCTGCTGAGGAAATCCTGCGAAAGCTTCGCGCGGCACAGTTTGTTCGCGAGCATGGCGGCGAGGTATGTCCTGCCAACTGGAAACCAGGCGCGAAGACGCTGAAGCCAGGACTTGATTTGGTGGGGAAGATATAG